From Pseudobdellovibrio exovorus JSS, a single genomic window includes:
- a CDS encoding RNA methyltransferase, giving the protein MRNFDLRVVLVRSLYERNVGSVSRAMANMGVSKLILIDPKCEFTIESNKAAASGQAALQNRVTYPSWDEFYKTEPRGLQIATTARDGRGRLVEDLPVTLNRLKESHPALQKESDEPFIIHLLFGPEDWGLSGEDIQYANHCCTIPTYGDNSSLNLAQAVLLALYTFRNIFGGERTRLDGQQKPREQQKKPLIFPDETLKQWLLEMNMDLSKRRINVFTVLRRMLLQNAPSEKEFRMLEIVLQQSLRRMREGKENAQASKALSATDTADNSTTNKNGDL; this is encoded by the coding sequence ATGAGAAATTTTGATCTACGTGTTGTGTTGGTGCGCTCTTTGTACGAGCGCAATGTGGGCTCTGTTTCACGTGCTATGGCAAACATGGGTGTTAGTAAGCTTATTCTGATCGACCCGAAATGTGAATTCACTATCGAATCCAATAAGGCGGCGGCTTCAGGACAAGCAGCATTACAAAATCGCGTCACCTACCCGAGCTGGGACGAGTTCTATAAAACTGAACCGCGAGGACTACAAATCGCAACAACCGCACGGGATGGACGTGGTCGTCTAGTCGAAGACCTACCCGTCACACTGAACCGATTAAAAGAAAGCCACCCCGCCTTACAAAAAGAAAGCGATGAGCCTTTTATCATTCATTTACTTTTTGGACCTGAGGATTGGGGATTAAGTGGTGAAGATATTCAGTATGCGAATCACTGCTGTACAATTCCCACCTATGGTGACAATTCCAGCTTAAACTTAGCTCAAGCCGTGCTTTTAGCTCTGTATACTTTTCGTAATATTTTTGGTGGGGAACGTACGCGCTTAGACGGCCAACAAAAACCCCGAGAGCAACAAAAGAAACCGCTGATCTTCCCAGATGAAACTTTGAAGCAATGGCTGTTAGAAATGAATATGGATTTGAGCAAACGCCGTATTAACGTTTTCACTGTATTACGCCGGATGCTTTTGCAAAATGCTCCATCTGAAAAAGAGTTCCGTATGCTCGAGATTGTATTGCAACAAAGCTTACGCCGGATGCGAGAAGGAAAAGAAAACGCGCAAGCGTCTAAAGCTCTGAGCGCTACTGATACTGCTGATAACAGCACGACAAATAAAAACGGCGACCTGTAA
- the rfaD gene encoding ADP-glyceromanno-heptose 6-epimerase, translated as MIIVTGANGFIGSAMVWQLNQNGLTDIIAVDSVSLDKRDLLKKRTYTRFYEANELWSFLQTEEARKNVSWIIHMGACSSTTETNWDFLYSNNFQYSQRLFEWCAQNKKSLIYASSAATYGAGENGFNDVFDSEKLKPLNLYGESKVIMDRWAVKQKATPEHWYALKFFNVFGPNEYEKGSMASVAYKAYHQIQDTSELGLFKSYDSQYEDGKQLRDFVYVKDVVRWMQELMDKKPESGIYNMGFGKARTWLDMAHPLFESMDKELKIKWLEMPENIRNQYQYFTEANMNKWQQAGLSHPQWPLETAIKDYVTNYLSQQDPWL; from the coding sequence ATGATTATCGTAACTGGAGCTAACGGATTTATAGGCAGTGCCATGGTATGGCAACTTAACCAAAATGGTCTAACGGATATTATCGCCGTGGATAGTGTTTCTTTGGATAAACGTGATCTTTTAAAGAAAAGAACTTACACACGTTTTTACGAAGCCAATGAGCTTTGGTCATTCTTGCAAACAGAAGAAGCCCGCAAAAATGTTTCATGGATTATTCACATGGGAGCTTGCTCTTCGACGACTGAAACTAACTGGGACTTCTTGTACTCAAATAATTTTCAATACTCACAACGACTTTTCGAATGGTGTGCACAGAATAAAAAAAGTTTAATTTACGCCAGTAGTGCCGCAACTTATGGTGCCGGAGAGAATGGCTTCAATGACGTATTCGATTCTGAAAAATTGAAGCCACTAAATCTTTATGGTGAATCAAAAGTGATCATGGATCGTTGGGCTGTAAAACAAAAGGCCACTCCTGAACATTGGTACGCTTTGAAGTTTTTCAATGTCTTTGGCCCGAATGAATATGAAAAAGGTTCTATGGCCAGCGTTGCGTACAAAGCTTATCACCAAATTCAAGACACTTCTGAATTAGGACTTTTTAAATCTTACGATTCTCAGTACGAAGATGGAAAACAACTGCGTGATTTTGTTTACGTCAAAGATGTTGTCCGTTGGATGCAAGAGCTTATGGATAAAAAACCAGAAAGCGGTATCTACAATATGGGTTTTGGAAAAGCTCGTACATGGTTAGATATGGCTCACCCTTTATTTGAATCTATGGATAAGGAACTCAAAATCAAGTGGCTTGAAATGCCCGAAAATATTCGCAACCAATATCAGTACTTCACAGAAGCGAATATGAATAAATGGCAACAAGCAGGACTATCACATCCACAGTGGCCGCTAGAAACAGCCATCAAGGATTATGTTACGAATTATCTGAGCCAACAGGATCCTTGGTTATAA
- a CDS encoding penicillin-binding transpeptidase domain-containing protein has product MFQSRFHSLNNLFNRYRRLAALILVPIGLLVSAFAIYDDIQSYTSENSSAYSVSRQMLSEALGGQITQNVFPEKIALPLSKGDDPAEYRVNYTLASDLQNHAEALLRRYKPDYGAIVMMDARTGEILAMTSFEKNNSENDDNLALKSGYPAASVFKVITAAAAVDKAGITPEHRIAFNGGNYTLYKKNVLSDNVNRWTRFITLKEAFAMSINTAFGRLTLESLEPEDLSEYARKFFFNKEIPSDFPVETSSIFVPDEKGYALAQVASGYNRFNTLSPVHGAMIASAIVNEGQIPAPYLVKSIENDQHEVIYSAQPQISGQAISAKSANKVKQMMEQTVLTGTSRKTFRRIVRERQFKEVEMGGKTGHFTGTNPRGRTDWFVGYASDEDSRIAIAAITVNVKYWTVKSSALSEMMFRRYFKNKLEEAKMLSDTDEHDGEAERPARKTARARKHRS; this is encoded by the coding sequence ATGTTTCAGAGTCGATTTCATAGCTTAAATAATCTATTTAACAGATATCGCCGATTAGCTGCTTTGATTTTAGTTCCTATCGGTTTACTTGTTAGTGCCTTTGCTATCTATGATGATATCCAATCCTACACTTCCGAAAACTCATCTGCTTACTCTGTATCTCGCCAAATGCTCTCTGAAGCTCTTGGTGGTCAAATCACTCAAAATGTTTTCCCTGAAAAAATCGCACTCCCCCTATCTAAAGGGGATGATCCTGCCGAATATCGTGTCAATTACACTTTAGCTTCTGACTTACAAAACCATGCAGAAGCACTTCTAAGACGTTACAAACCTGACTATGGCGCTATCGTGATGATGGATGCTCGCACAGGTGAAATCTTAGCGATGACCAGCTTTGAAAAGAATAATAGCGAAAACGATGACAACTTGGCTTTGAAGTCAGGCTATCCCGCAGCCAGCGTTTTCAAAGTGATCACAGCTGCTGCTGCCGTAGACAAAGCTGGTATTACACCTGAACACCGTATCGCTTTTAATGGTGGCAATTACACTCTTTATAAAAAGAATGTCCTTTCTGATAACGTCAATCGCTGGACACGCTTTATCACACTCAAAGAAGCCTTCGCGATGTCGATCAACACCGCCTTTGGACGTCTGACTTTAGAGTCTTTAGAGCCAGAAGATCTTTCTGAGTACGCCCGCAAGTTCTTCTTTAATAAAGAAATCCCTTCCGACTTCCCTGTGGAAACCAGCTCTATTTTTGTTCCTGATGAAAAAGGTTATGCTCTGGCGCAGGTAGCCTCTGGCTATAATCGCTTCAACACATTAAGCCCTGTACACGGCGCGATGATCGCTTCGGCTATTGTCAACGAAGGGCAAATACCGGCTCCTTATTTAGTTAAAAGTATCGAAAACGATCAACACGAAGTGATCTATTCTGCCCAACCTCAGATATCAGGACAGGCTATTTCTGCCAAATCTGCAAATAAAGTAAAGCAAATGATGGAGCAAACGGTCCTCACTGGAACTTCACGCAAAACATTCCGTCGTATTGTGCGTGAACGTCAATTTAAAGAAGTTGAAATGGGTGGAAAAACAGGTCACTTCACAGGCACAAACCCACGCGGCAGAACAGACTGGTTTGTGGGTTATGCTTCTGACGAAGACAGCCGCATTGCTATCGCAGCTATCACAGTGAATGTAAAATACTGGACAGTTAAATCTTCGGCTTTAAGCGAGATGATGTTCAGACGCTACTTTAAAAATAAACTGGAAGAAGCCAAAATGCTTTCGGATACGGACGAGCATGATGGTGAAGCCGAACGCCCTGCGCGCAAGACAGCACGCGCACGCAAACACCGCTCTTAA
- a CDS encoding aromatic amino acid hydroxylase, protein MVIIMERLPSHLQKYIVKQDYEKYTALDHAVWRYILRQLKSYLSVHAHASYLEGLEKTGIDIEQIPRIENISAHLEKFGWRALPVSGFIPPAAFMELQSLSVLPIASDMRSLDHLLYTPAPDIVHEAAGHAPIIADPEYAEYLKQYAQVAKKAIISKEDLELYEAIRELSDVKENPASTPEEIKASDEKLVRVSKSISFTSEASELSRMNWWTAEYGLIGDIKKPKIFGAGLLSSVGESQWCLSDNVKKIPLSLACIHQSYDITEPQPQLYVARDFKHLSEVLEELSETMAYKLGGRQGLDKAVQAESVNTVELNTGLQISGTLKKYLTDAKGQPAYLQFVGPTQLCFADREIEGHANTYHKDGYGTPVGNILNFSLESLQIGQIASLNYESGVQVSGRLTQIQKVSETSKAVVLSFENATAQFKDEILFRPEWGIYDIVLGEDVSSVFGGPADRVAYGEFDDFVAKRVPPPQYSENQKKLFSFYQKLRDLRADFKKSGSISASTLQEQFQTFKAHSANEWLLFVELLEMAIKAGLAEDDFKNHLQSLAAQNTKHRPLIEEGIKLAYEKF, encoded by the coding sequence TTGGTTATAATAATGGAGCGTCTTCCGTCACATCTTCAGAAGTATATCGTTAAGCAAGACTACGAAAAGTACACAGCCCTTGATCACGCTGTCTGGAGATACATTCTACGCCAACTTAAATCTTACTTAAGTGTACATGCCCACGCGAGTTACTTAGAGGGGCTTGAAAAAACTGGCATTGATATCGAACAAATACCACGCATTGAAAATATCAGTGCCCATCTTGAAAAGTTCGGCTGGCGCGCACTTCCTGTCAGCGGATTCATCCCACCAGCAGCGTTTATGGAGTTGCAGTCTTTAAGTGTTCTACCTATTGCTTCTGATATGCGCTCTTTAGATCATCTGCTGTACACACCGGCTCCGGACATTGTGCACGAAGCTGCAGGACACGCTCCTATCATCGCTGATCCGGAATATGCTGAGTATCTAAAACAATATGCTCAAGTCGCAAAGAAAGCGATTATCAGCAAAGAGGATTTAGAGCTCTATGAAGCTATTCGCGAACTTTCAGATGTTAAAGAAAATCCAGCATCAACACCGGAAGAGATCAAAGCTTCCGATGAAAAGCTTGTGCGTGTTTCGAAGTCTATTTCATTTACCTCTGAAGCCTCTGAGCTATCTCGCATGAATTGGTGGACGGCTGAGTATGGTTTGATCGGGGACATCAAGAAGCCAAAAATATTTGGCGCAGGTCTTTTATCCTCTGTCGGTGAATCGCAGTGGTGCCTATCAGATAATGTTAAAAAGATCCCATTAAGTCTTGCTTGTATTCATCAGTCTTACGATATCACCGAGCCACAACCACAGCTCTATGTCGCACGCGACTTTAAACATCTTTCAGAAGTTCTGGAAGAGCTGTCAGAAACGATGGCCTACAAACTAGGTGGACGCCAAGGCCTAGATAAAGCCGTCCAAGCGGAAAGCGTGAATACAGTAGAACTCAATACCGGACTACAGATCTCTGGCACATTGAAAAAATACCTTACGGATGCAAAGGGACAACCCGCTTACTTACAGTTTGTCGGACCAACCCAGTTATGTTTTGCTGATCGTGAGATTGAAGGGCACGCTAATACGTATCACAAAGACGGATACGGCACCCCTGTCGGAAACATTTTAAATTTTTCACTCGAGTCCTTACAAATCGGACAGATTGCATCTTTGAACTATGAATCGGGAGTGCAAGTTAGCGGACGATTGACTCAGATACAAAAAGTCAGCGAAACGTCAAAGGCTGTGGTTCTGTCATTTGAAAATGCCACGGCTCAGTTTAAAGATGAAATTCTTTTCCGTCCAGAATGGGGAATTTACGATATCGTATTAGGTGAAGACGTTAGTTCTGTTTTTGGTGGCCCAGCAGACCGCGTGGCCTATGGGGAATTTGATGACTTCGTCGCAAAGCGAGTGCCTCCACCACAGTATTCCGAGAATCAGAAAAAGCTTTTCTCTTTCTACCAAAAGTTACGTGACCTCAGAGCTGACTTTAAAAAAAGTGGCTCTATTTCAGCGTCAACATTGCAAGAGCAGTTTCAAACATTTAAAGCTCATTCGGCGAATGAATGGCTTTTATTTGTTGAACTACTTGAAATGGCCATTAAAGCTGGTCTTGCTGAAGATGATTTCAAAAATCATCTTCAATCATTAGCAGCTCAAAATACCAAGCACCGTCCTTTAATCGAAGAAGGAATAAAGTTAGCCTATGAGAAATTTTGA
- a CDS encoding S41 family peptidase: protein MRVLLAIFISFLGVLLGMVLAGIGGLSAKTIYFFDQTDSSEKQKIEAYWDKTALGFSEVSEIINNQKCNSSAGYYKACLAALSQSALLLQKQVDLQSGRLVDVVESDYLVEKNEKDLMSLYAENLTSRLDFEKELQELIQGAKKDELKSSFYGRMINAFLSVYADPHTYVLPLNFYSNVGSKMDRSKFFVGISYEKLQGDFYIRRVSKNSDAELAGIRVGDKVLSVDSIDLKGLSYSEFSDLMTNEEKTGFVFVVQRGEQTLNLKLQRTYRQLNHVQYSLIKSNKNYAYVNFTKFGSGACLEIARAIQTAREEKVGGMILDLRDNAGGQMEQAACIAGLFLGKNKKAYYVEYFSPEQPNEVALTSEEQLYDGPLVVLINSSSASSSELLAGALQEYGRALIVGERSFGKGTFQEPESWKLNPKVTLYKTQGFYLLPSRNSTQLRGVVPDVVIEDNEHARREENLYLNPLKAEENLYAGLAEREKVRAYSYPACDSVGTLKGTSNSEDSYLATAVQHLGCVQPWSSSLAEQKAHSIN from the coding sequence TTGAGAGTTTTATTAGCGATTTTTATCAGTTTTCTGGGAGTACTTCTGGGTATGGTCTTAGCCGGTATCGGGGGATTGTCGGCTAAGACCATATATTTCTTTGATCAGACAGATAGCTCCGAGAAACAAAAAATCGAGGCCTACTGGGATAAAACAGCTCTTGGTTTTTCTGAAGTGTCTGAGATCATTAACAATCAAAAGTGCAATAGTTCGGCAGGCTATTACAAAGCTTGCCTTGCGGCTTTATCACAAAGTGCGCTGCTTTTACAAAAGCAAGTGGATCTGCAATCAGGTCGCTTAGTGGATGTGGTGGAATCGGATTACTTAGTTGAAAAAAATGAAAAAGATCTGATGAGCCTGTATGCCGAAAATTTGACTTCGCGCCTAGATTTTGAAAAAGAGCTACAAGAGTTAATCCAAGGCGCTAAAAAAGACGAACTAAAATCTTCATTCTATGGGCGCATGATCAATGCGTTTTTATCTGTATATGCAGATCCTCACACGTATGTATTGCCTCTAAATTTCTATAGCAATGTGGGATCTAAAATGGACCGCTCTAAGTTTTTTGTGGGAATTTCTTACGAAAAACTACAAGGTGATTTTTATATCAGACGTGTATCGAAAAACTCAGATGCCGAGCTAGCTGGGATACGAGTTGGGGATAAAGTGCTGTCGGTGGATTCCATCGATTTAAAGGGCCTGAGTTACTCTGAATTTTCTGACTTGATGACGAATGAAGAAAAAACCGGATTTGTATTTGTCGTACAGCGAGGCGAGCAAACTCTGAATTTGAAACTGCAAAGAACCTATCGCCAATTGAACCATGTTCAATACAGTTTAATTAAGAGTAATAAAAACTATGCCTACGTGAACTTCACTAAATTTGGTAGCGGAGCCTGCCTTGAAATCGCCCGTGCTATTCAAACAGCACGCGAAGAAAAAGTGGGCGGTATGATTTTGGATCTGCGTGACAATGCTGGTGGGCAAATGGAGCAGGCTGCTTGTATTGCGGGATTGTTCTTGGGCAAAAATAAAAAAGCTTACTATGTTGAGTATTTCTCTCCGGAGCAGCCAAACGAAGTGGCTTTAACTTCTGAAGAGCAACTTTATGACGGACCATTAGTGGTGTTGATCAATTCATCTTCTGCTAGCTCTTCTGAGCTTTTAGCTGGAGCTTTGCAAGAGTATGGACGTGCCTTAATCGTTGGGGAAAGAAGCTTTGGAAAGGGAACTTTTCAAGAGCCCGAATCATGGAAGCTTAATCCAAAAGTGACTTTATATAAAACCCAAGGTTTTTACTTACTGCCAAGTCGTAATTCGACTCAGTTGCGTGGTGTCGTTCCAGATGTAGTGATAGAGGATAATGAACATGCTCGGCGAGAAGAAAACTTATATCTTAATCCACTGAAGGCGGAAGAAAACCTTTACGCGGGCCTTGCTGAACGAGAAAAAGTCAGAGCGTATTCGTATCCTGCATGCGATTCAGTTGGGACTTTAAAAGGGACTTCAAACTCTGAAGACAGTTATTTGGCAACTGCTGTTCAACATCTAGGCTGCGTGCAGCCATGGTCCTCTTCATTGGCAGAGCAAAAAGCTCACTCGATCAACTAA
- a CDS encoding homogentisate 1,2-dioxygenase encodes MYQYSQGKHNTQGHKAIPEGCYEEEQGRKGFFGPVSHLIKPEASTKWTNIEGPLRPHLYDLVEMKYQLGKWHRLFFNSDVAIYSCWNEVTDLSHASNVLPSLRNADGETLYFCHAGSGVVLTEYGLLKFKTGSYINVPKSLHHTFVFHEKTQFIIIESMTGLYREPERGMVGRNAFYDPASFGKPDLEEMHQLKKEKRVTSTEISVKRLDVMTEFSYDSCVYDTVGWKGDYFPFTLHIDDMMPMMSHRVHLPPSAHTTFAANGFVVCTFLPRPIETDADALKVPFYHQNIDYDEVLFYHAGNFFSRDNLHANMMTLHPAGFPHGPHPKAFAAQGKKTFTDEVAVMIDSVKPLQVDIGLNEVELVNYWQSWMKK; translated from the coding sequence ATGTATCAGTACTCACAAGGCAAACATAATACTCAAGGACATAAAGCTATTCCTGAGGGTTGCTACGAAGAAGAACAAGGGCGAAAAGGTTTCTTTGGCCCTGTGTCTCATCTGATCAAGCCCGAGGCTTCTACGAAATGGACTAACATTGAAGGTCCATTAAGACCTCATCTTTACGACTTAGTCGAAATGAAATATCAATTGGGTAAATGGCATCGTCTGTTCTTTAATTCAGACGTCGCTATTTATTCATGTTGGAATGAAGTCACAGATCTAAGCCATGCTAGTAACGTGTTGCCTTCGCTACGTAATGCCGATGGGGAAACACTTTACTTCTGTCACGCCGGTTCGGGTGTTGTTCTAACTGAGTATGGTTTGTTGAAATTTAAAACTGGTTCTTACATCAATGTTCCAAAGTCTTTACATCATACATTTGTATTCCATGAAAAAACTCAGTTTATTATTATCGAGTCTATGACAGGTTTGTATCGTGAGCCTGAGCGCGGAATGGTTGGTCGCAATGCCTTCTACGATCCTGCAAGTTTTGGAAAACCGGATTTAGAAGAGATGCATCAATTGAAAAAAGAAAAACGTGTGACCTCAACAGAGATCAGCGTGAAGCGCTTAGATGTCATGACTGAATTTTCTTATGATAGCTGTGTTTACGATACTGTGGGATGGAAAGGGGATTACTTCCCATTCACATTACACATCGATGATATGATGCCGATGATGTCCCATCGTGTGCACTTGCCGCCATCGGCTCACACGACATTTGCTGCCAATGGTTTTGTTGTCTGCACATTCTTGCCTCGTCCAATCGAAACAGATGCTGATGCCTTGAAGGTCCCGTTCTATCATCAGAATATCGACTATGATGAAGTGTTATTTTATCACGCTGGAAACTTCTTCAGTCGTGATAACCTGCATGCGAATATGATGACATTGCATCCTGCGGGATTCCCCCATGGCCCGCACCCGAAAGCCTTTGCTGCTCAGGGGAAGAAGACGTTTACAGACGAAGTGGCGGTGATGATTGACTCAGTTAAACCACTACAAGTTGATATTGGTTTGAATGAAGTGGAGCTAGTGAACTACTGGCAATCATGGATGAAGAAATAG
- a CDS encoding TetR/AcrR family transcriptional regulator, with product MKTKERILLGALDLFNTHAASEVTTNDIARDLKMSPGNLYFHYKNKEQIIRELFKRLAAETTEIWQPQTKLAKKNQQMQLIDFIDKNLELYWKYRFFHRELYTLRKKDPELSKLWRAHLKKLGRHMIILHKHWVRSGYMEPIKSKNELEFVGELLFVASNSFMQFFETVDRAPNQRTVEKAKRHIMRMLTPYLSGEIRATFEKYIQ from the coding sequence ATGAAAACTAAAGAGAGAATTCTACTGGGTGCTTTGGATCTATTTAATACACATGCCGCAAGCGAGGTAACGACTAACGATATCGCTCGTGATCTGAAGATGAGCCCCGGTAATCTTTATTTTCACTATAAAAACAAAGAACAAATCATTCGAGAGCTGTTCAAAAGGCTAGCTGCTGAGACCACGGAAATTTGGCAGCCTCAGACCAAGTTAGCAAAGAAAAATCAACAGATGCAGTTGATCGATTTCATTGATAAAAACCTTGAGTTGTACTGGAAGTACCGCTTTTTCCATCGCGAGCTGTACACCCTTCGTAAAAAAGATCCTGAGCTTTCAAAATTGTGGAGAGCCCACCTTAAAAAATTAGGCCGCCACATGATTATCTTGCACAAGCACTGGGTGCGTTCAGGCTATATGGAGCCAATTAAGTCTAAGAACGAGTTGGAATTTGTGGGCGAATTACTTTTCGTGGCTTCAAACAGCTTCATGCAGTTCTTTGAAACCGTGGATCGCGCTCCTAATCAACGTACTGTCGAAAAGGCAAAACGCCACATTATGCGTATGTTGACTCCTTATTTAAGCGGAGAGATTCGCGCTACTTTTGAAAAGTATATTCAATAG
- a CDS encoding exodeoxyribonuclease III: MKTIKLITWNVNGIRASYDKGLRQFVEDQSADILCLQETKAHRDQVEPVLQTLGYPHSYWSSAERKGYSGVATFCKQEPEKILTSIDKPAYTKEGRIVWTRHEHFDLYNIYFPNGGSGQERHDFKQVFLKELLAHLKFEMRKGREIVVVGDYNIAYLEHDVYDPVFLSRESGFLPEEREWFQTFLQAGFVDAFRQFSPDTKNVYSWWSYRELARPKNNGWRIDHICVTPALVPHLRSCDVLMQQEGSDHCPVVATFEF; this comes from the coding sequence ATGAAAACCATCAAGCTGATCACCTGGAATGTGAATGGGATTCGCGCAAGTTATGACAAGGGCTTAAGACAATTTGTAGAGGACCAGTCTGCGGATATTCTGTGTTTACAAGAAACAAAAGCACATCGTGATCAAGTTGAACCTGTTTTGCAGACATTGGGTTACCCACACAGCTATTGGTCGTCGGCAGAGCGAAAAGGATATTCTGGCGTAGCGACATTTTGTAAACAAGAGCCAGAAAAAATCCTCACGTCTATTGATAAACCTGCGTACACAAAAGAGGGCCGCATTGTTTGGACGCGCCATGAACACTTCGACTTGTATAATATCTATTTTCCTAACGGAGGCTCAGGTCAAGAGCGTCATGACTTCAAACAGGTTTTCTTAAAAGAACTTTTGGCTCATTTAAAATTTGAAATGCGTAAGGGTCGTGAAATCGTGGTGGTGGGCGATTACAACATCGCTTACCTTGAGCACGATGTGTACGATCCGGTCTTTCTTTCAAGAGAGTCTGGATTCCTACCTGAAGAGCGCGAATGGTTTCAAACTTTCTTACAGGCAGGTTTTGTAGATGCCTTTCGCCAGTTTTCGCCTGACACTAAGAATGTCTATTCGTGGTGGTCTTATCGCGAGCTAGCTCGTCCTAAAAACAACGGATGGCGTATTGATCATATCTGCGTGACACCCGCACTGGTGCCGCATCTTAGAAGCTGTGATGTACTGATGCAGCAAGAGGGGTCAGATCACTGCCCCGTTGTGGCCACATTCGAATTTTAA